A segment of the Elaeis guineensis isolate ETL-2024a chromosome 6, EG11, whole genome shotgun sequence genome:
CATAGAATATAGGAAGTGTCTTTCCATGTAAAGAGCCTTTTTCATTCTCTTTactcttaaaactccaaccagATAAGAAGACTTCTTTCCACTTCCAAGAAGTGCCACTTCCTTCCTCCACATCCCgcgaaccaaatgagtcctaagGGTTTTTTTCTTTGGCCTCTATAGAACTTATAAACGAATATAACATCTGGTAAAGAAGTTTCTTTTGAGGTTTCTATCATATAAAGAACTAACACCAGGTACAAAAGTTATGATTCATAAATCCAGGTATAAGATCCGCTACTTTTTGATAATTTGATACATGATTTAACCAAAACGGGAAATCAGTAAACAGTTTAGATAACGTAGCATCACTCACAATCATTGAAGCTTCTGCATGAGTTTCTCCACCATAATTCTTTGCTGAGTCCCACTCAAAAACTCTGAATTCATGATTGCATTTGATACAACAATGATTGTAGCAGGAGAAGAAGCATTCACCTACAGATTGATTGCCAGAATCATGGCACAATTGTGTAAGTAGAAGTTTTATCATGATAAAGGGCTTTAAAGAAACGAACATATCTAAGAATGAAAATGGCTGCTACTTCACAATTACTAGTTAATATAAAGCAAAAAAGCCAAGATGGAAGAGCATGAAGAATAATACCCAGACACGGCCATTTAGCCCAATTGCGATCTCGAATGACAGCTTCTTGCCGAGAGCCTCAAGAATTGGACAAGTTGGAGAGCCTAGCAACCTGAAGAAACAAAGGGAAATATATATATCttaacaattaaaaaaaaaaatctcaattcaGACTCAATTGCTTAAACCACAATGTTGATGTATCCTCACATCCGTGCTAGTCCGGTTGATGTTTCAAACATGTAACCATCCTTCAAAGGACCAAACTCGGCAGCTTTTCCGGTGGCTATAAATGAAAGAGACATCAAAGCATCAATTATCATGTAGCCAAACTGGAATGAGTTCCACCAGTTATGTGATTAACAAATGAAATATGTTAAAATACAATACATGTAGCAATTTAGCATCATCAATGTTTCCAAAAGCCATTTTTCCAAATTAAATGTCTCCAAACAGTTGAATAAATGATAAAGGCAAATTGTCCATGGACTTCAAATCGCCTAAAACTATAATAACTATGCACTGTAACATGTGCAGACCTAACAAGACCTGTGCTGGagatttcatcattaaaaatgaaACCATCAACTGAAGTAACAGGGTACAGAATGGTAAGAATCAGGAATCAGATAAAGTAGAGAAGGGGGCATGGAAGCAGTGACCTTTTTGGGGAGAGGAGAGGGAAAGGGTAAAAAGAAGATGTGCATATATCACACTGCATTACCTATTGTTTCTAGTTTCTACAAACAGCACAAACTCAATTTCTAGTTAATCCCCACAAACCTGAGGTTCTATATTGGTTCGAAGAGTTTAGCCGATAAGAAAGTTAAGGAATGATGAGCACAAGATAAGTTGGGGACTAAAAAAGGGGTCATCTTTGATAAGGGCATCTTTCAGTTGACCACTAGCCTTCATGACCATGCAAAGCAACAAAAGTATTATGGAAAAATAGTAATCAATGGTGCGCAAAGACCACCACTGCTCCCCACCAAAGCAACCAAGAAACTCTTCTTGAAGGGCTAATAACCACTAACAGTAACATATTAGTTAACTTATTCGAATCACAATGACCTGAGTGCATGTTAGCTAATCCACTGTAATTCTCAGTCCATGATGAGGTTATGTCTGGTCGCAGGGAAATCAATGGAAAAGGGGAAGAAAACAATGAAAATTTTCCAATGAAAAAGTGTTCCGAAGATTGAGAAGCAGGTTTCTCAAATTTGCCAAATTTACTGTCAAAAAGAACCAACAAGATTTTCCAAGGAAAATAAGTTTTCCAAGCAGCTTTCACGAGCAACCAAACCAACCCTAAAATAGAAAAGACCCCACAGTTTCACAATGGTATTCGATTTCTGAATTCACACAAACCTGAAACTAAACCCTCCACATGTGCTTTGCTTGACCCTGCAAAATGCCTACTAATAAacatctcattattgttattacaAGTGCATGCACCAATAATCAtttagatgattcattacttcctgtttgaaatttgaatcaaGTCAAAAGCAGGCTCCTACCGCAACATAAGCCACCCCAACCACCACCATCCAAAATTAAGTAGTCACCAATATCACAACCTCCATGAGCATCTGGACAGAAACCTCACAAAGAACAAGTCCCTATGGGTAGGCATATTAATTGCGGAATCAATATACTTTCTATGGCATAAAGTCGCCTGCAATCAAGGCCAATCCCATATCTCCAACTCTCCAATTCAACTTTGTTTAGGTATATTGAGATTCAATCATAGTCAAAGCACCTCTTCACACCAAAGACAGTTTAATTCAGACAAGGTTAGTGTTAAAAAACATAATGAAAATAACAACAGGATTTTAGATAGACAGTTCAAGGAATAAGAGCAAGCCAACACAGAGAAACCCCTTTGTCATAATGACACATCTCAGATTCCTTGTTAGGGTAAAGATGGAACAAATTAGATGCCTTACCCacaaatttataattctagagcTCTTAGACACAAGAGAGATCTTGTCGACAAACAGATATTTGTAAATTTAATTCCCCACAGTACAACGATAGAGGCAGAACAGTTAATTTTGAAAACTTGAAAGCCAAGGAACTATTTCAaagttaattttgaaaaattggaAGCCAAGGAACTAATCCAATGTTACCTGAACCTTTTACTTCACAACATAGTTGCACCCAATACTTAGAGATAGGTATGTGGTAGAAGCATGACACTTGGATGTGGATCTACAGCAGCAAAATATTTCGAGAATGAGATGATGATCTCTTAAATGTGCACTCAAACCAGATACACTAGAATCCTTGTGACATAGACCAACACACTGGGTCCCACTATGTTAGCTTCCTTAAAATCCACCGTTCAAAACAGAGCAACCTAGAATCCAGATACAAGTCTCCACTACCTAGACAACAATCATTTGCAACATAACCAACTTTACAAATGCTGGGCCAGTGTTCCTTCTCCAATAAACATCAAGGCATATTAACAGCAAGCAAGGTTTAGCTGGAAGAGATAGGAAGCAAGGAATAACAACCACTTATTTCCATTAACTCTTTTGGTACATACTGAAATTATGATTGCATGTTGTTCTAATTGTTACTCTTCTTTAAATCACTCTTATATCATCACCATACAAATTATTGttttagaaagattttttttctattccgAGTCAATTATTTAACGAAATGATAAAAGAGATAAGTTGCAACTCCACCTTCCCTCTTCGTTCCTTCTACCATACTTCCTCCTCTGCCTTCTAGCAtatcttttcaaattattttatgGGGATAGGGCATCAAGCAATTAGGCAGATTTAGGCACATTTAGATCTTAAAACATTTAAGACCATAACGAATCTAGTATCTtggaaataacaaaaaaaaaaaaaaaagcaagcaaAAAATGAGTGAAAAGGTAGAAAGTCAGATAAACACCTACACATTAACAGAAAGACATAAACAATCTAAAAGTTCATATAGTGCATGGGAAAGATCCACACATAGTTAACCACTAGAGATTGTCTGTCATACACAATGAACACTGATTGTCATAATGCACAACAATGCAATTCCTTTCTGCAAATAATAACAAATGACAAGCAAGCTACCAGTCAGCTTTAAGTTTATTACCATCAGTGCATGAGAGTTCAGGATTCATGCTGTTATTAGCTTTAACCACTCGGACATAGAGTAAAGTACCTACCTGCAGTAAACAATCATTAACGAATAAATATTTTCACATATAAACTAAAAAATAATGGCACATGACATGAATAACATAAATTTACAGGACCAGCAACATAAAAATTATGTTTCCAACATCAGTTCAAAATCTAAGAGTCGGTAAAGAATGCTGTCAAATCCCCCTCGAATACCAGAAGCTATTTGTTTCAGAACACCCAAACTGTGAATGTGCAATTGTTCCATGTACAAATTTGAGCTGCGTAAATCATCTGCTCAGGGTCTCCACTCAAACAGGATTTTCCAATCTTTTGCTAGGGTCACACCAAGCTAAAGATGCTTTCAAACATAACATATCTTTAACTGAGCACAACATGTTGTTTGACATAAGAAATGACCCATAAAATCAAACATGCATGTAGATACTTGATAAAGAAGGCGACTGTCTTTATTGCTCAACAGATGAAAAGTGTGAAAAACAAGAAAGACAAGAAAATTGGAGATTTGTTAACATCAATAAATCAAGATATTAATATAACTATTTATCTATTTAACATGAAAAGTGTATGCTGATCAATGTGTCAATGTGTTGCAGGGACTTCATTTGGTGAAGATATGGATATGGagtacatgttgcaaaaaacacTAAACATATTAATTCTTGACAAAATTTAAAGCATTGCTGCCAGTGAAAAAGAGatataaaactaaaaaatattCACTCATATGATATATATCAGGTCAAGAATGTTCACGTCATAAGAATTCAAGGAAAATCTGAAATTGTGAATCAGTAAAATGGAAGTAACATATCCAAGAGAACTGATACCTCAAACTTAGGTATGTTCCTCCTGGTTCCACCTTCAAATGCAAGTACAGGCAATAATGCCAATGTAGGTCCCTTTATGTCAACCAGAAAATTCTGAAAATAGAATAATATAAGTCTGGAAACCACATAATGAAGAATAAAATCTCAGATACGGCAAGCAATAATTGAAAACAAacatttagattttaaaaatatttatgagcAGAGTATGATGGATACCGCACACCTGCAGACCTCTGGAAGCATATCAAAGAAAAAAGCAGCATTTAAAGCTTTTTAACTCTGTAAAATCGACTTTCAGATGTAACTAGGAAAGAAGTGTAGTTCCAAATCAATTTCTATAAATCCAGATGCTGATTCACTTTCTTGGATCAGTTATAAGTAATGCCCAGTGTACGAATTTCATAACATAAATATAGACACTTCCTTTCCAACCAAATAGCATATGGTTACTACTTGTTTGATCTGAGCACAGCCATTTTGCATATGGCAAGTTTAAGTGTCTAACCCGGCTTGCAAGAACAGAAAGCTATATTACTTTCTAGACAAGGAGCTTGTAATGTTGATTTTGAAGCTTCACATATGAAGGTAGTGATCAAGTATTTGGCTTACATGTAAAAGTGGAAGACGAAGTAACATGTAACAATCATCTTATTTTAGAATTTATTATTCTAGCGAATTTCATTTGAAAATCAAATAAGCAAAGAAATCTAGCAAAATTAATGACTTGAAATATATACATAATCTCCAGCTGCTGACAAAGTCATCAAAAATACATATAGGAGTATCTTACAATACAAGATACAAGATACTTACATCTGGCTTACTATCAACAACAATACCAAGAATTGTATCTTCCGCACATGGTACATACTGCAAGAGTATAATACCTATAtcagaagaaagaaaaaactaTAACAGAGAAGAATCTGAAAAAAAAACATCAATAATGCAGAGCACAAGATCTGGGGTTTCGTACCAATTAGGCTAAACATGCATATAGCACACAAATGAAGAGAGCATAAAGAAAACCAGGCACACATCACATAAGTGTGAAagtaactaataattttttttttaaaaaaaaagaagagtacaGCAAGTTAATCAAGACATGAAAAGATTGATAAACATACGAAACATCCTCTTAAACACCAAGAAAATGAAAGTAACATTAAATTCCCCTGGTAATTCAGGATAATTAAGAATGACAATGAGAATAAAAGGTCAACATATCCTACTCAAATGACATTTCAGACTTccagttactattttttatgacatGCACCTATGACCAAAACAAGATTCAAAAAATAAAGTAGATTATTAAGTTTTCATACATAGGTATGCATTTGCACCATGGACTATAGATTTATCTACTCGTCCTTGTACTTTGTTTATTGTTTTATCTTTTGATGAAGCACATTGAAGAAAGCATTGGGTACAATATCCAACCAAACTTAAAAGAAAACAAGCATCAATGTAATAATATAACAATAGCTCTGCGCTAAAATTCTAGGCACATATTTAGACAACTAAAAATAAAGAAACATTCTAACATAACTTCCTGTCCTCATACAAATGAATGTTAAGGTAAAAATTTGCTCAGAGATGCTCTCAATTTTAGGGATCACAGTGCTGAAACCATGGACTTTAGGGTTGCAGGGGCACAAACATTGGTAGAGCTAAATGGACATCAGGGATGGCAGTTGCCCCCCTGGTATCTAAAATTCTCTTATAAATATTGACCTAGAGGTCCACTTCCCTCCATATCCACAGTGCTTGCCCCCATTCCTCATTGGTGttgtagtcaaaaatttttgctaTCTAACCCTTACTTTTACATTGAGTATCCCACATTCAATGGGTCCTACTTCTTATAAATTCTTGAGATCTGCTTCTAGTTCCAAGAGAAGCCTCTATCCAACGGCTCCATCTTCTCATGGTATTTAGGTGACAAAGtatcttttgaattttgaaaatccTAAATGAAAATCAGGATGATATATTATTACTAGTTATTGAGAGATGAACAAAAAGAGTATTCGACACTTTCTAAGCATCCTTTCCACTTCTCTAATTTGGCATAATGGCAAAAGAATCCCATGAACAAATATAAGGACATGCAATCATCCTTCCTCCACAGCCGCCATGATCCAAGCCTTGTAGCATGATTTTAAGCGACAgaaatccataaaaaaaataatatgaatttacTGCTCAAAGTTCATTAAATTCCACTCCAATAAGTATAGTTATATGGTAATAAAAAGTTTATGTTTCATTATAATGGATGGGAGACACCACACTGCTACTTTGCTCCCCCAACTCCACATCACCACAATGCGCCACGCCGCCTCCCCCCCTCCACCCACCAACCCCCAACACACACCCAACCCTCTGCCCTTGGGCGTAGACAGCTTTTAGACTAGGCTGTGTGCTAAGATGTCTGATTTAACTAGAGCGAATACACAGGATACAGGGTAAAAATACATTAGAAATAATATAATGCGAtggattataattttatttattatcaaCATGATGCATAATCTGCGATATATGTAGGTCAATTTATCACATATATAATGAAAACTTACAAGGCAACCCTTGAAATTGCCTTGATATCCTTGTTAAAAACAAGCTTCCTCACCATCCTTCTCATCAATAATGGGGATATGCTTCATCCTTTCTCTCTGTCTTCTTTCAGTTCTCTTCATCATCTTTCATTATGTTACCTTAGATAAGTactcaaaataaataaattctaTGACCGAACAATTTCATGCTATATATTAAGGCAATCATTTATTTTAAAGCATTTCATCCACGGTCAGTGTTTTCTATGCATGTTAACACATTTTTCTGTGGGGCCATCAATCCATGCAAAGACTATAAACATAGAATTACAAAAGCAATATATTAACCTAAAAGTAAATATAGAATAGCCACATTAAAATGTTCTAGATGCCATGGcaatattctaaaaaatcttgGAAGTTTAAGTATTTACATGAAATTACCTTGTTCATAGTTTCAACTAAGTTCACTATTTAGACTTCATATATGCCTTAAAAGTACCCTAAAATGTCAGCTACCCTAACTCACACTAGTCCATATTGAATGGATCATTTAactccaaaattaaatttttaatgtgATCACATTTAATATCGCATGTCCTATTACAAAAGCCTATACATCATTCAACTTTTTCCTTGAATGATATACATTCACAAAAGATGACTAGGGGCAAACCTATATTTAgacaaaaggaaagaaaaaaaaactaccTACTCCAAACTAATAATTGGAAATAAGGAAACTACACATTGCACTAGCTCTAAATAGCAACCCAGAATCTCATTTGTAATCAGCCTTCCTGAGCCCATGAGTTGTGGCCCTAACAAGCAAGCAAACTCTACATGCTTACAGACACAAGACCAACTTTGATCAAGACCACTCCCACCAGAAATAAGTAAAAACTAATCATGGTGCCACCTTATAACCCAACTGCCATCGTATCCCTTCCACGAATATCATTACCCAAAAGTCCATCAGAGCGATTTATCAAAATTACAGTAACAGAGTAACATCTAATTATATAAAATTGTTCTGTACATGATGACGTCATACTCTTGCCACTGAATCTAAGCATAAAATCCACCTAAAAGTTCGAACTGTTTGCAACTACTCCTACACAAActcaataaatagataaataaatacaaAACTCATACTCTTTTGTGTGAGCTCTCAACCCAATACTTGTTTGGCTTCGACAGCCTCAGCTTACCAGCCTTCATAACCGAGATTGTATCGCAATCCTGCAAATCGGATCAAGATTCAGTTAAAATtcgaaataaaaacaaaaaaaacttcGAAATCAAACCCTAATCCTTCAAGCAAATCTGTGAATATAAATACAAATCCGTACCTGACGCAATCCTTCACCTAGTTTGATGGTCTGGTTGGCCATGGTGGAGAGATCCAGAACGGTGTCCCCAGGAAGCTAAGCACCAAAGAAAAGCAGAGATCAAAAGaccaaaagaaagaatagaaaaagTAGAGTTAAAAAAGCGTTCGATGAGAGGAGAAGTACTCACCACGATTCGATCGATACAGCTCGTCAGTGGAGGATTAGATGGCTTCTCCACGTCCATTTTCTGGGATTAGGGTTTCTAACGGGTATGGAGGAAACAGCGAGGAGGCGGAACAAAGGCGAGAGTGCGCCAAGGCAAGAGTCGGGGGATTTACGCCTTCTCGGGTTTTTGCTATTAGAAACGGAATATGGAGGAATAAACTATGGGGGTGCTTGGTTGACGGTCGGCGACGCTGCCGTCGCAAGGAGGCCGCGGCGTGGGTTCGCCACAGGTACAGGAACACGGCGAGCGACGATCCGGGGGTGGAAGATGGCCGGACGCGGCGGGCGAGAGGAGGGGGGCGGCAACGCTGCTGGGAGGATGCTGAAGGGAAGGGCAACGCCTGCACGCGTCAGGAGGGGGCGGTCGGCAAGAGGAGGGGGCGGCGATGCTGCCGTCGCAGGGAGGTCGCGGCACGGGGAGGCCGCCGATATGGCGACGCAGCGGGCGAGGGTCCGGGGGTGGAAGACGCCCCAATGCGGCGGGGGAGAGGAGGGGGCGACGACGCTGTCGGCGCAGGAAGGCCGCCGGCTTGGGAAGGCTGCCACGGGGACGCTGCGGGCGAGAGGAGGGGGCGGCGAAGGGAAGTGGGGCACCGGGCACCGAAGGGATCGGACAACGGTGAGGGACGTcacagaaaaaaataataataatactaaCCCTACGGGTTTCCGGTTGGTGACCTATTGGGATGAAAATCCCTTGATTAACGGTACATAAGTTTCCTAATCTcctataaaatatatttacaaaGCGCTGTCGCACAACCCTTCGTTGGCTTTTGGGTGCGCCAGTGATTGGACGGCGGCTGATCGATTTGGGGCCCCGATACGGAATTCAATAGAACAATCATCAGCCGTCCGGCGAGAGTAAGAAATAGGGTAATAGAAGGGCAGTGGGGGTGATCTGGTCCAAAGAGCATAAGTCTGGAGAGCGGGACCTTGGGTGATCAGATCCATTGTTACTGTCCCGTCTAGCGGACAACGTTCTTCTCTTATCACTTCCGAACACGTACACATTGTTAATGGGCCAATTTGGTTGAGGACTTCAACTTGTCGCGTGTCACGTGCCGAGCCGCACACGGAGGAGCGGTGGGCGTTGTGCTGTGCTGGGATCGTCGCGGAGCACCTCGCGTGGTGGATTCCACTTATTTTTTGTGATACAAGGAAACAAAAGGCCCATCATGTAACCACTATTTttcgatacatatttaatattaataattttattttttatttaaaatttaaataataaaaatatttttttattttaaaaaaattataatatcctataATGATATTTtgcagtcaaattatgacttcatgCACACAATGTCATAATTTAGCCAcaaatattataaagaataaaaagatattttcatcatttaaaaattttataaatttttaatgacgaaaataatcttctctctttatgacttctgaaaaaaaaaattataacatcatatagaaaaaatcataatttgaccgtAGTATATCATAATATCgtcacaggatgttataattttttcagaagaaaaatatttttatcattcaaaatttcaaacgagaAAATAAAACTGCAAGTATTAACTCTATGTTTGATTGGGATCATAAGAAGATGGAtggattggattggattgatGGATGACGTCCGTCTATCGTTTGATTCAATAAGTTACTGGAAGGATTAGGACTATAATTGGGCTCGGACCGGACTTCGAGCTTAGGTCGAGCTTTAGGCTCGGCCCGAAACACTTTAGGCTAGATTCGGATTTAAATATAGGGCATGTGTTTCTTTTAGGTCGAGCTCAGACATACCTTCAACCCAGCCTGGATCCTGCCCGAGCCTGAGCCCAAGCCCGTATCTCAGCGCGAATGTATGACCTGAGCCCGAGGGTTTAGTCATTTTGGATGAGTCTAAGTCATGACTCATGAGTTAGCCCAATCCTAAATTCTTAGTCAATTAGATTTATCCAATTAGAATTGGCTTTAGCTAATTGTTAAATTACTTTTAATTTAAGCTTAAAGTTTTATATTGCCGGCCTGTCTGTTTATTGTTTGTCATTTCATCACAAAAAGCCCCGGCCCTAGGCCCCTGGTTTgtgtctgttgcggccaatctcctcgtcgcctgatcgtcgggaacgagcgcctgcaaaaaaggaagtccacactgaccggaggtggctccggcggggaccctccgacggtcaagtcagagaggtgactgggcaacagtgaaatgaagacagagagctcaaacgagagagagagaaagagagagagggggagcaagcctgttgttTTTCCCGCcacttgcactgttgccttccccggtatatatatagtggagcgtggtatggcgccgtcattaatggcgcggacaattggagaattgtcaactcactgtagactgtcagagtcaccgtgaaaatGTCACAccgccgtgggactgtcaaatcagtagggttgacaatgccctaggcgggatagtGCCCTAAGGTGGCagagccgcatgtcgctgtcagggctgacaggctctgacggctgtacggcgatcggaggagtcgatcgGCTCTAGGTCGGTTGCCACCCGCGTggcatcgggtggagattcgggccccctcGATGGttagccgggcatgttgcgagagtcggccgtcGGACTTCCTGGTTCAGTCGGCCCGGAAAGTGGAAAAGGTCTACTCGACCGGCGTGTCCACAATCGGTAGGGGGCCGTTAATCGGCAGGTGATGGCGCCCGCcgatcgatcgatcggtcggcTGGACGGCCGGTCGCTCCGTCGGTCGGGCGGTCGATCGCTccgtcggtcgggcggtcggtcgctctgtcggtcggtcggtcggtcgctccgtcggtcgggcggtcggtcgCTTCGTCGGTCGGTCGGGCGCTCGATTATAAGCCGgcgtgagcggggtcggtcggtattccccaacagttgcccccctccactcctgggtCGGACGGTGAGTTGGCCGATGCCATCGCTTGGACAGCGACGCTGGGCGACAAGGAGTGGAATCACGGCGTGCCTAATTCCGACCGTACCGTGGGTTGGTGTGATGTCAGGCATCTTATAAATGCCGTGCGATCTGCTGGCGTCAGGCgtccagtcggtgtcagatgtccggtcggtgtcaggagatcgggtgccggacggttcggtgtcagacgtcccgtccCGTCGGCGTCAggagatcgggtgccggacggttcggtgtcagacgtcccgtccCGTCGGCGTCAggagatcgggtgccggacgattcgggGAACGCGGGGTGCtgccaggcgtcccatcgggaacgcgaaccgccGCGGGCGATTTCATTCGAAACCGCGGCCCtttcgccacgtgtcggaggtggttgggccgaCGCCTCTCGCATTTAATGAAGGTGGTGCGGCCGTCCCCGGGATGCGCGCGCCGAATCATCGGGCCAAAGAGAGGGCCCggaggccgccacgtgtcgcacatccgGGAGACGTTGGTCGGCACGGGGTCATCTCGGCCATTgatcggccctatatatatagggtcacttGCGCTCGAAACCCCACCCTGAACAgtttgctgcagagactctgcCCGAGTACTCCCTctgtcgtcgccggcagccgtccCCCCTTTTCACTTCCTAAAGGGTCAGTTTCGGGTTcgtgatctttctctccttccttcttcttcttcctcttcttcttctccttctccttcttcttttttctcttcttcttctccttcggcCTCGCCTCCCCTTTGGTTCTGGTGCGATGGCCGGAAATCCACCTCGAggggctcggtcgggaaatccgaccgatgaccttcggtcgactccggaagttgaggtttcctcgctttcggagccgaacgttgatcggcttcgggatcaatattgcatcccggagcagtttcaactttccgccccaggggccggcggtcgagTCAACAACCCTCCGTCGGGTCAGCTGGCActgtacgtcgaagatctccgcgcgggtcttcggcttccgattccggagttcgtccggaatctgctagattattacggactttgtccggcgcaactggcgccaaactccgtccgactaataatcagcttcgccctgttgtgtcagcttctgccgaccaaccctcacATCTCGCTATTCCGGgtattttttgtgctccgaccccaccctaaggcccgagggtggtggctcttcaacccccggaagggtctttctttcattactggtcttccctCGTCcatccacggatggaagaaccaatttttcttcgtctcatcttcttctccctggggcttcccttgccactggggcgtgccccgaactgaagcgaacgacaacagccgggtggaggcggacgaccgggaggacttccaccggctCAAAGACATATCGGTTTCGAAGCAGagagagcttgttaccgaacaagctctctatgacgccggcctgaGCTTGATCCCCCGACTAGGTACCGCCCGACCCCCCGGTCTTCTTCTCATTCGGCCCTTGTTCCGGTTCTTAGATTAACAtgtctgtcggtatcgcagggatacctccgaggatgcggccgaccgacgccgagatCCGGCAGTACGCAgcaaggaag
Coding sequences within it:
- the LOC105047149 gene encoding uncharacterized protein, which gives rise to MDVEKPSNPPLTSCIDRIVLPGDTVLDLSTMANQTIKLGEGLRQDCDTISVMKAGKLRLSKPNKYWVESSHKRYVPCAEDTILGIVVDSKPDNFLVDIKGPTLALLPVLAFEGGTRRNIPKFEVGTLLYVRVVKANNSMNPELSCTDATGKAAEFGPLKDGYMFETSTGLARMLLGSPTCPILEALGKKLSFEIAIGLNGRVWVNASSPATIIVVSNAIMNSEFLSGTQQRIMVEKLMQKLQ